The Panicum hallii strain FIL2 chromosome 5, PHallii_v3.1, whole genome shotgun sequence genome contains the following window.
TTGTGAGTATTGTGGTCTTTATAACTTCACTGGCTTCCATGGATTTTTTTAGTTACTGTTATCTTTGGCCTTTGCTGGATAACACAAGTTCTTATATATGTCCTTTTCAATATCTGTCTTGCTGATATGTTTACCTTTGCTGAACCCCAAAGACTTTCTCAAATTGGTTTTATTGCATTATGGGTACCCTACCAATGATTTTAACTTGTTTGACCAGTTCCAAACTCAAGCTAGAGCTTGGAGCATGCTATTAGGCCACCTTCTAGTCCCTTTCTTCTGCATTCTAGTTCTTGTAACATTTTCAATACCCTTGAACTAATTAGTCTATGTAAAGTTGTAAATTACTGTATCTCCTTCGTGGTATGCTATTATTGTTACCGTTTTTCAGTAGTTTTATGTGCTTCTCTGAGTTTAGAAGTCTAAATTGTTAAGTAGCTCAGTTTGTGATGCATACTGATTTAATGCTCTTTTGTGTAAAGTCGATCCCTTGCTCATTTGCAAATGTTAATTTTTGCAGGTATATTCTAGTTTACCCTCAAGGATGTGATGTCTCCAATCACTTGTCGTTGTTTCTTTGTGTTGCTAATCATGAAAAACTCCTCCCAGGTTTGGTACTACTATGTTGCCTAAACTATCTTTTATCCTCCACACATCTTTTCCCTTCCTAATCATGGCTTTGACGCTTTAAGGATGGAGCCATTTTGCACAATTTACTATAGCTGTGGGCAACCTTGATCCAAAGAAAGTTAAATATTCAGGTGATCTGAAATGACATTTTCTTCCTTCTGTGCTAAACACCCAGCTTCAGGGGTTGACCTAGTGACTTTGCAGACACCTTACACAGATTCTGGAAGAAGGAACATGATTGGGGATGGAAAAAGTTTATGGAGTTGTCAAAGATTCAAGATGGTTTTGTTGTTGACGATGTTCTTGAAATCATAGCTCAAGTTCAAGTTATCAGGTAGTTAGTTTGTCAGTTCTCAGTTTTCATGATTAGAACGTGTGAGACGACCAACGGCCTGGGCCGGGCCTTAGACCTATGTTTTGGTGTGGGACAGACGAGGGGATTTTTTTTAACCCAGCCTGAAATTTGCTCCCACGGGGAGTCGAACCTAGGACCTGAGGAGTGCGACTAGAGCCACCTAACCAATTCAGTTAGAGGCCTGTTCGCTGCTTTAGATAGTTCAAACATAGTTTTTTTAACTTTGCTATCTTTGTCATGTTACAAGATGTAATTGCTCATGCAGTAGAAACCCTCTTTTGAATCCTTTTCTTATTGCAAGAAGCATGTATTCTGTTGTATTTCATTCATTTTTCCTTCTTTATATTCAAGGCCCTCCCTTTACCTACTATTGTTTAAACCTTAGCTTCTATTTTTATTGTTCTTTTGTACACCTATTATTATCTCAGCTCAGCTCTACTTGAGAATTATGCTTCTCTCATTGTCTTTTTTCTTCTTGATACCGGGTCCTCATCAATTAATCACAAACTAATCTCTAACTGTTATCTCCCATGCTTTCCGATACTGGAGAGAGAAAGCGGACAGACCATTTCGCTGTCTTGATCGCCCTTATCGTCGAGAATTGCTCCGTGTATACATGACGAACATAGAGCAGATTTACCGACGCTTTGTTGAAGAACGCAGACGTAAACTTATCAGGCTCATTGATGATAAATGGAAGTGGTCCAGGTTAGATAATGGGCCTTTTGAATGTTATATGCCACAATGAACGGTTTTGTACTTGTCAATTTCTTATTGGTATACTCCAATGCATGTTGATCTTTCTTTGTGTTGCAGTTTCCGCGCTTTCTGGCTTGCCATTGACCCAACAACAAAACACCGCATGTCCAGAGAGAAGAGCGACACCATACTGAAAATGGTGGTGAAGCATTTTTTCCTTGAGAAAGAAGTCACCTCAACATTAGTTATGGACGCTCTGTACACTGGTTTGAAGGCACTTGAGGGCCATAGCAATGGCAAGAAAGGAATAGTAACATCAATGGACCTGGAGGACCTTCCAGCACCTATGGTCCATGTTGATATGGACATGTTTGTTTTGGCTGGTGATTTCATATCACTTCTTGAGAGGGCAGCTTTAGAGCCATTGTCTTGCCAGTCTCTGTCACCAAAAGATGACAAATGTTCCCAAAGCCGTGCTAAGGTAGGTATTTGTTGCATGATTAATCTGCTCTTTTAGTTTTGTAAACGAGATTACGTTTTCTCCCACGGATGAAGTCCATCATGATTATCTCTTTTCTACGACATTAGTGTTTCTTCTGTTTAATTGCATTGGTATGAAATTTGAACTAACTTTGTTTAGCTCCAAATTTATCTACTTGTTTTGCATTCAGTATTTAATGTTTTCCTGGTCTTCCCTCGATTACGTTACTTGTTGATTTGCAGTGTTTTTTATATGTTTTTACTTGCTAGCTAGCACATCATTCAGCCGTTGCAAGTCTGGCCACACTAACTTTGATTTTTCAATCGGGGATGCAAGTGGGTACTCAACGGCTAGTTCTGGATCATTGTCTTAGTTGTTTTTCGCTCCATTTTTCTTGTTTTGAAATACTGGATTAGTTCATTTGGATGAGTTACTGAGCTACACCCCCCACCACCAGTGTACAGACACACACAAAAGAAATTGAAAAGAATCTTGCATCCCTACTAACTATACTTACTCACTTAGATTAGTTACTCTCCAACCTGTTGCACTTCGAATGGGGGCGATATTTTGCTTCTGCGATCATCTGTATGTTCTTACAAGCTTGTTTGTTCTTTAAAATATAATGACTCATTAGCGTGTTAATTTCTGGGGGTGAGATTTGATTATTTGAGAAGTTCATATCACCCCTTGAACTCTTCACTAAACTCCAAATTTGTTTAATCCACACTTCTCAGTCCTGGAAGTTCTATCTCTGAGGTTGGAAGTCAAAATGACACCTTTTCTTGTGACAAGTGGCAGTATTAATCATTTGCAATCATCAACTGTTCTGCTTGTGGTCTTTATGTCTGAGATTGTTAGCATTACTAGTATTTTGTGCAGTATACTTATTGTTTTGCTGCTCAGTTTCTTTTTATTCTCATCCTTCCAGGATGGTGGTGGTTCTGGAGAAGTTAACAAAGTTCCTATTGAGCGTGAAGAAAGGCGCCTAACTGGGTTTGGTCAGAAGATAATTGAAACATTTGTGCTGTCTCATATATTTAGGTACGACGTTTATCTATTTTCATCATCTTGTTATCCCCATGTGATTGATCTACTGTCCAGTTGTTCAATCAATTTTCGCCTTTTTTTTCTTCATCAAAGAGTGTTCTTATAGTTCTTTACCATAGATAAATGTTTTTTCATACATAAACTGGATTCATTTCTCTTTCTGCTAGATATGTAATAACATACTCTAATGTCTTGACATTTGCTTTCATGTCAGTGGGGTTGAGGTTGCCTATAAAGAAGATGTTGCTTTGAAGAGACAAGAGGagcttattcgcgaagaggaaCTCCTAGAAAATGAGAAGGGGAAGCGGGGCAGTGCCAATGAGAAGGATAAGCGTGCTAAGAAAAAACAGGTTCAGTGGACCCTCCGTCTTCATTTTGATTCCTTGCATCAAGTTTAATGTGGTTGGAATCAGGGTGACATGATGAAATTGTTCCAATTACTACAGTTTGTTTGAACAAGTTTGTTAACTGGAAGAACATCATTTTTCTGTTAGAATTCTTGATGATTATTTTTCATATCAATTGTGTGCTCTTGTTTCACTGCTTGATGCTTGGCGAGTTTCCTAGTTGTTTTCTAGAGGCCTCAGGTTGGTTTGCCATATCCGCCCTCTTACTGACAAATTACTTTGATAGGTTCCTGGTGTTGACTGATGGATACCAATCTAGTTTCTCAGTGGGTGTCGAGAAATGAAAAATGAGGGTTGATTTTATTTGGGCTGAAAAGTGACCAGAATCCTGACTCGCTTCCTTTGACTTGAATCAACCTGTTTCTAAAAAACATTTCATGTGATGAAATTTAAATTTTCTTTGCTAATGCAATGTTTCTTTTTGGCCCTTTGAAGCAAAGTTCGTAATATATCTGCTTTTAGTTAAGTTAACAAAGCCATTAAAGAGAACTGTTCTTATGGCGACTGACTTAGAATGAATATAAGTCATCGTGATATGGACTGGGTTAAGGGTTTCGGGACCGAGGGTGCAGGAGAATTCACCATCCAGGGAACCTGGAGGGTCCGAACTGCCAGTGGAACGGAATAATGGCGAAACCACTCTTGTCCTAGGCAGGGCTCGTCCCTACTGCCTCAGGAGACTCCGGTCATGCTGAAGCTTATTTATTTCTTGCTTCTGTACAaaggagatgacatgttcttTATATGGCCATACCAAAATGCATGCTAACTTATTGATACAAATAACAGATGGATACACATCTAACAACTAACTAGCTAACCATGCGTCCAAGCCaaaaaaaacacacacacatttaCTAACTAGTTCTTGGATCTGGTGTGAGGTGCTCTTGGCCAGTGCACTGCTTCTGCCATGTAGCCAGTGCCCATATTCCCAAGGTTCATCAAATATCAAGTAATTTCCATGGTTTTCTATTTGTTGACGTAAAAATAGAGCAGCTCCAAATTCATTGCTCTTAAGATTCTGTAAGTTATCATGTTTTGCTAGTGTTGTAGAAGCCTGTAAGCTTTGCATGACAGGAAAACCAGTTTTGGTAATACCATATTGAAAGTTTGAATTCAATGATCTGTTTCGAGTTTCTACTTTAGTTGTATATCTTTTATTGATGTTCAGTTGTCCTCATTTCTTTTTTATTATGTCAGAGTTTAGAAATTGGTTTCTTACACTAATAATTTCAGGCCAAACAAAAGAAGAACGGTCGTAAGGTTAaggacaaggaaagagtagagAAATCTGATTCGAATTTTCTAGAAAGGGGTCGAGATGGAAGCACAAATCATGATAGGGAAAACTCCAAGCATGCTGGACTGTTGGCCGCGAAACCTGACAACTCTGGAGATGGTGCTTCAGATATATCAGACAATGTAGATGGATCAATTGAGGTATGCCAAACTGACACGTGTGACAAGATTACTCAACCTGTGAATGCAATGAATGATGTTGACAGAGAGATGAAAATTGTGCAGGCATGCGAGAAGGAAACTGTGGACATTGAGTCACTGGTAACATCTGTATCTGCTACCGTGAGCAGCATACGAGGCAAAATAAATAACTTGCTAGACAGCACAAGCCACATTACTAGGTTAGCTAGCATCCCATCTGAAGTTTGCTATACTTCTGTTCacagcttggatttaataaatTATTATAACTGTACAGAGGGAGATCTCGGCGCAACAGGGTCATTAGCAGTATAATCGCTTCCCAATATGAAGATGATCTTCCCTCATCTAGCTGTTCAGATCGCAATACATATGGTTGTGGCCCAGCTCCAAGGCGTGACCAAGAGACTGCTTTACTCACCTTAAAAGATAGGCTCCGTGAGCTTGGGCAACGACTACATGAGGTGAAACTACTCTTCTGAAAAAGTGTCGGGCATTATATTTTCTAATCATGGTTTAATTATTTTTGAATTTTCACTCAAATCATTTAGGACAAATCTGCCTTGCTTGAGCTCACTCTTTCAGTTAGTTTTAGCTTTTTATCTCAATTTTGATTCTCCTGAATCAGATTTATTTACATTACTATTATACTCATTATACCATGTGGTTTCCAATTTAGAATTTTAGATCATCTTTTTGAGATACTTCTTTTTTTCCCAAAAAATGGTTGCTTCATGTTTAGTGGTTAAGATTTTCACTGTATCAGAGTGAAATTATGGTAATTTTTAAAAATTCAAGGTTTTTTTCCTGGAAAATCTACAAAATGTAAGATGCAGATGCTTGATACTGTAAATACGATGCTTTGAAATTTGAGCAGCCAACAAAAGAACTTTTGCTATGATACTGTGGATAATGTTTCGGCTGTAGAACACATCACTTGTTTAACATGTTCCAGTTGGCTGAGCCCCAATTTCTTCCTTTTTCGTTATATGCACAGAAAGCATGAACCACCTCCAGATATGTGAATATACTAAAGCCAGATGCATCAAGGTTACATTTGAAATATTTGTCTTAAAACTTATTTTGACAACCATATTTGTTACATTTTGCTTGGTAGATGTCCGTAAAAGGAAAAAAAGTTCTCTGATGATTCATTTCCTGCAATggttttttatttaattttgtTAGTCATTAGATAGATTATAGGTCTTTAGCACTTATATTGACCAGCTATCCTGCCGATAAATAAATTGATTAGTCTGTTCCATTTATGTTTGTTTTGATTTTTTCAGAAGGAAATTGAGGGCAGGGAACTACTCAAGGCCCATTTGGAAAAGAAGGCAGCTGCTGAGGCAGCAGCAGGTTCATCCTCATCTGACTCCTTGGAAAAGACTCCTCAGGTTCGGAAGGTCCCAGTGCAATCCTTGGTAACTGTTAATGATGGAAATAGTAATGCACCAGCATCAAAGTCTTTACCTGTAGCCACAAGTGGTGACAGTAATGAAGCTGTTCCAGCAACAGCAACATCCACCATAAACACCAAATCTGTGCCTATCACACCAACTCCAAGTAAAATTGAGCCAATATTGTGCGAAGAACATGCATCAAGTTCAAGCCAGAAAGCTGAGAGCACTACGTTGATGCCCTCGAGATCAACGCCAGTTGATAAAGCTATTCCAACTCCCCCACAATCACCTCTGCCACAGGCTGATACAGTTGGTAAAGCTACTCCAGCTCGACCAAAATCACCTCTTCCACAGGTTGGTACAGTTTCTAAAGCTACTCCAGCAACCACAAAATCTTTTACATCACAGCTCGATAAAGGTGCTATATCAGCTGGCCCAAAATCACCTGCAACCCAGGTTGATACAATTTCGCAGCATAACTCAGTATCACGACAGATTCGATCCACATCTATCTCAAAAGCTCGAGAAGATACAGATTCTGAGAGGGTTGTAGCCACTTCTGTACCCAGAACCAAAACTCCTACGCCAACATCAAGGCCTACAAGTGCTCCTCTGTTCCAGGCACCAAGTTCAACACCACCTACACCATCAGTCCAAGTTTCTCCATTGCTTTCACACTCATTGACTGTGTCTGAACGACTGAGGGATGAGCCTTCCCCTTCTGCCCCAATTATATCACAGGCCTACAGAAATGCTTTCCTTGGTAAGGGTAGTCTGAATACAACCTCATCAAGTCATGAGCAATCAACTTCTATAGGCCAATATACTGCAGTTTCACAGCCATTGTCAGCATATGCATTAGCAACATCTGTCATGGCGTCTCCTACTGAAAGGAATGAGCAATTACCAGGAAAGCAAAGCTACATGTTTGGGCCTAGCAAGCCAGAAGCTCTCGATAACTGGCACTTGAGGAAAGGAAATAGTGATGTCAACAAACATACGTGGAAGGATGATATTCCTAACCAGCAAATAACCAATTGCGATGTGCATGTTCACCCCGTGAAAGATATTTCTTATCAGCAACTGGGCACCAGCGCAATAGAACAGGGCAGATTGGGTGGACTACAATATAGGCAATTCCAGAGTGAGATGCCTGCAAGTTTTGTTTCATACCAGCAGCAGGGGCCAGTGGGTGAAGAATTCCCTCACATTGATATTATCAATGACTTGCTTGATGAAGATCAAAGCAGTGTGTGTATGGCTGCCTCTCCACTCCATGAATATCATACATTTGGCTTGCCATTTTCTACAGGAGGCAATATGGTGGACTCTGAAATGGCTTCTATAAGTAGTTCTGGCCGGTTTAACTCGACCGACCATTACTACGATGAAAGTTACCTGAGGGCCTACGACACACAGAATGCTATGCATAGGTTGAGAGATGGGCAACTTTCCACATTGGATGTTTACTCCAATGGAAGGTTGGACACAACTGCCCCGAAGCCTTGGCCATATAGCCATTCAAATCCAGCAGTGAACCATGGAATTAATTCTAATGCATTCCCACAGAGGATCGGGGACTATACTAATTTAGCAAATGGGAGGGTGAATGGGGAATACCCGGAATATCTATATCGCCGTGCCAACAGGCAATGGTGATGCCTCTATACAATCAGTAATAACGCTTGTTGTAACTGACCATGGTGCCAATCTAAGGTTTGCCATGGCCTTTAATTTGATTTTTCTTAAGTTCAAAATGGGAAAGAAAGGATACATCATGTAACGTGTTACCTGCAAAGTCAATCACTATATTGCTTGTATATTGTTTTGTGGTGTTCGGAGACTATAAAACTGCGGTTAACAAGCCAAGCAGATAAATCGCTACCCTGCCCAATGTTGCAGCACTTTGGAGTTCTTGCTTCAGTGTGATGTTGTGCTGGGCATGATTAGGTGCTTGGGGAAGGTGGAGGCGTGATGGTATTTTGCAGCACCTGTGTCGGAAAACCAAATGACAAGGTATCTTCAGTctgagtaatgcaaacttggagcCCAGATAACAGGTACCGCGAAAGTCTCAAGCCACTAACAGGTCATGCCCGCATACTTTTTTATGTCATTGgcaaagtttttttttttcacTGCTTTGATTGAAACGATGTGCCTCCTGTAAGTACAAGCTTCTTTTTGCCTGGAAGTCCCTTAGAAATAATACAACAGTATCTGGCACCTTAATTACAAGAAGAATTTCTTTTGAATCAGATGATATACAAAAATGCACAACGCACATGTTGAGTTGGAATCTGTTGCACATCTTGCTGCAGGCTATTTCTTGTCAGTAGCAATCGCCCGCAGTTCTCTCAGGTTACAAGCAATCTCCTGTATAAACATCAAACCTTCGGTGCCATTTCTGAGGGAGTTTATGCTATGTTCAAGAAAATTCCGGTCACCTTCTAGCGTCTTCAGCCTTCTGTTCAAGCTTGCAATCTCTTCCTGAACTGTTGTTAGATCAACATCCGCACCCAATACCGATGAGACGGCCCCCTTACCCGAGGAAATACGCTCTTCTGCCTTCCTTGAGCTATCCTGACAATGTAGCGATCTGTCTTCTGCAACAGAAGCTTTGTTCGAGAGGTCATCCTCAATAGCATCTGAACTAGACAAATCATCAGAAGTGCTATTGTTCGAGTAGGATTGAAGCTTCTGCTCCAACTTTCTCAAACTAGTGGCTATATATGCTCTCTCCTCTTCAAAACTCGCAAAAGAATTTGTGCCTTCTGGTGTTTTAACCATAGGAATTTCAAGACCACCTTGTTCGAGGAAAGCTGTATCAGCATTTTCTTGTTTAAAGGGGGCTTTGGCTTGTTTCTCTATTGGTTCACCTCCATACTGGCTCCTATAGTTTTCAAGTTCAACTTCCAGTTCCTCTATTTGTTGCTCTCTCTCAGCAAGTAACTCGTTAGCTTTTGCAAGTGCTTCGCTGTCATATTCTGCTTGTTCTTCCATCATCCGTTGGTAGTGTGAAGCTTCCATCTGCATTGCAGCCTTCTCATCCTGCAACTTGGTGATCATAGCCAACGCCTGACTTGCAGCAATGGCCGAGGCATTCCTCTCTTCTTCGAGTTCCCTGCAGAGCAGGTGTATCGATTTCCGATCAAGATCAACCTGTCGTCTCAACCGATCAATGGCGCTTTCACCTTCCATCTCACTAACAATGCTTCCGTCTAGCGACTCCAAACCGGATGCATTTCTCTCCAGTGAAATTCTTTTGGTAATGTTCTGCACTACCAGTTCATCACCACGCCCATATGCACGGGGGCTAGGGCCTGGATCCACCCATGGCGCCTCGAGACCCCTGGAAGCTGAGAGCTGTGACAACAATAACCTTAATTCTTCGTTTATGCTAGAAGTAGAATCCTTTCCAAGGATGACATCCGTCAAGGTAGGGGATGGCAAGCTACTCTTGCTGCCAGTGGCAAGCCTGTAGGCTTCGTTCATGCTAATCTGAGTGCTTAGAGATGGTCTCCTTTCAACAGTGGCTTCActtgttttggggcattcctcAGCAGTACCATGATCCTGAGGAACTTCACCACTTGATCTAACAGCAACTGCTGGAAAATGAGCTCTGTCCACATAACCTGAACAGAATAGTTAAATGTAAGGACAGACATTAAAATTGGGGCTGGACATAAAGCATTGTTAGCTAACCTTTGTCTATAAAATCTTTGGGACCAGTATCAGAAGGATCTTGGACTATCAGTTCATGTGTCCCCATGTCACCTGTGGGTTCAATTTTCTTAGTAGAACCTTCAACCTTGCCAACTGCTTCGGAATCAGCACCAACTTGTGAAACACGGATATCCTTGCAATCATCTGACAGAGGAAACCAGAAAAGTCCTTTAGTTAGATTAAGCAAATGTGTATAAATGCTAAATTCAGAAAGAGAAGTCAAAAGTAACAAACCTTTAACATCTGCATCTTCTGAAGCAACATGGTGAGTGTTCTGTGGTGCAAATTCAGTTATATCTGGATTGGTTGTTCTCTGGGAAAACTCACCACTTGATCTGCCAGTAATTTCTGACCCATGAACTTGTTCCAGATTATCTAGTAAATGTTTGTTGCGTTGGGGTTAGATGGAGATATGCAAAACACCATTCTCATTCTTACAATCAAGATTCAAGAACCAAGAGAGCATAccttttatttttctttctcCTGAAACAGCATAGTGCTCTTCTAGTATTGTGAACTGGGATGTAAATGGGTCAGCGTTGCCTTCACTTGTGTTCTGAGATGGATCAGTTTCACCAAGAATCTGAGGAAGCTCATCACATGATGCAGCTGGAATTTCTGCATGATCATTCAACCTATTATAGGATCTATCACATGATAAGTGTCATTATAAGGTAATTGCCCAAGTTTGTGAAACAAAATACCTTTTAAACCTGAATCTTCACTAACAAGTACGGGATCGTGCTGGGATGTCCATTTCGTCAATAAGCTTTCCTTTTCTTCCATCCCATCCCGATCAATTCCGTGATCAGGATGGTCATCCCCACCAGGACACACCAAGGATGTATCACAGTCACAGGCATCTGTAACATTAAGCTCACTCGCAACCTTTCTCTCAGATTCATTTACCACCTCAGTGGAAGGAAGAATGGGCTGTTCACAAGCTGCATCTTCTTGAAAGTCTTCCTCCATTGCATTTGCTTCACAAGAGTGTGAACTTTTCACACCATTGGCACAAGGGACCTCAACCTCGGAGTCAGATATCATCTGTATCAGACTGTCTCTCTCATGAGACGTATAATCACTCTGATGGTAAATATCTTTAGGTTCCGTAGACTCATCCACTTGACCTGCTACAGAATAATCCATGTAAACCTTTGATAAGCTAGCAGCTTCAGTAGGTT
Protein-coding sequences here:
- the LOC112893371 gene encoding myosin-binding protein 1-like, with the translated sequence MGTKMPILRRVSSALSTALLEWILMLLLFVDAVYSFLVTRFARFCRLPAPCPFCSRLDHVLGNEKPCFYRELICKTHKSEISSLAFCRLHQKLAGAQSMCEGCCEKTSDDDKADEPVMDVSELDSDQGNDDMLNSSPTRICSCCGQRFKQQSVPLFSRKIAEIEPTEAASLSKVYMDYSVAGQVDESTEPKDIYHQSDYTSHERDSLIQMISDSEVEVPCANGVKSSHSCEANAMEEDFQEDAACEQPILPSTEVVNESERKVASELNVTDACDCDTSLVCPGGDDHPDHGIDRDGMEEKESLLTKWTSQHDPVLVSEDSGLKEIPAASCDELPQILGETDPSQNTSEGNADPFTSQFTILEEHYAVSGERKIKDNLEQVHGSEITGRSSGEFSQRTTNPDITEFAPQNTHHVASEDADVKDDCKDIRVSQVGADSEAVGKVEGSTKKIEPTGDMGTHELIVQDPSDTGPKDFIDKGYVDRAHFPAVAVRSSGEVPQDHGTAEECPKTSEATVERRPSLSTQISMNEAYRLATGSKSSLPSPTLTDVILGKDSTSSINEELRLLLSQLSASRGLEAPWVDPGPSPRAYGRGDELVVQNITKRISLERNASGLESLDGSIVSEMEGESAIDRLRRQVDLDRKSIHLLCRELEEERNASAIAASQALAMITKLQDEKAAMQMEASHYQRMMEEQAEYDSEALAKANELLAEREQQIEELEVELENYRSQYGGEPIEKQAKAPFKQENADTAFLEQGGLEIPMVKTPEGTNSFASFEEERAYIATSLRKLEQKLQSYSNNSTSDDLSSSDAIEDDLSNKASVAEDRSLHCQDSSRKAEERISSGKGAVSSVLGADVDLTTVQEEIASLNRRLKTLEGDRNFLEHSINSLRNGTEGLMFIQEIACNLRELRAIATDKK
- the LOC112893369 gene encoding TNF receptor-associated factor homolog 1a-like; the encoded protein is MAGAVIIDDSAASSSGLGDEDRCVTGDSLSMWRSCEQVDNGFPSTSPPFWDTDGDDDDPGTRPLDLFGRYTWRIENFSKEKKREMKSEPFEAGGYKWYILVYPQGCDVSNHLSLFLCVANHEKLLPGWSHFAQFTIAVGNLDPKKVKYSDTLHRFWKKEHDWGWKKFMELSKIQDGFVVDDVLEIIAQVQVIREKADRPFRCLDRPYRRELLRVYMTNIEQIYRRFVEERRRKLIRLIDDKWKWSSFRAFWLAIDPTTKHRMSREKSDTILKMVVKHFFLEKEVTSTLVMDALYTGLKALEGHSNGKKGIVTSMDLEDLPAPMVHVDMDMFVLAGDFISLLERAALEPLSCQSLSPKDDKCSQSRAKDGGGSGEVNKVPIEREERRLTGFGQKIIETFVLSHIFSGVEVAYKEDVALKRQEELIREEELLENEKGKRGSANEKDKRAKKKQAKQKKNGRKVKDKERVEKSDSNFLERGRDGSTNHDRENSKHAGLLAAKPDNSGDGASDISDNVDGSIEACEKETVDIESLVTSVSATVSSIRGKINNLLDSTSHITRGRSRRNRVISSIIASQYEDDLPSSSCSDRNTYGCGPAPRRDQETALLTLKDRLRELGQRLHEKEIEGRELLKAHLEKKAAAEAAAGSSSSDSLEKTPQVRKVPVQSLVTVNDGNSNAPASKSLPVATSGDSNEAVPATATSTINTKSVPITPTPSKIEPILCEEHASSSSQKAESTTLMPSRSTPVDKAIPTPPQSPLPQADTVGKATPARPKSPLPQVGTVSKATPATTKSFTSQLDKGAISAGPKSPATQVDTISQHNSVSRQIRSTSISKAREDTDSERVVATSVPRTKTPTPTSRPTSAPLFQAPSSTPPTPSVQVSPLLSHSLTVSERLRDEPSPSAPIISQAYRNAFLGKGSLNTTSSSHEQSTSIGQYTAVSQPLSAYALATSVMASPTERNEQLPGKQSYMFGPSKPEALDNWHLRKGNSDVNKHTWKDDIPNQQITNCDVHVHPVKDISYQQLGTSAIEQGRLGGLQYRQFQSEMPASFVSYQQQGPVGEEFPHIDIINDLLDEDQSSVCMAASPLHEYHTFGLPFSTGGNMVDSEMASISSSGRFNSTDHYYDESYLRAYDTQNAMHRLRDGQLSTLDVYSNGRLDTTAPKPWPYSHSNPAVNHGINSNAFPQRIGDYTNLANGRVNGEYPEYLYRRANRQW